One Acetobacter ghanensis DNA window includes the following coding sequences:
- a CDS encoding OpgC family protein: protein MDKAEATQGAGQVAQAAPARSRRDHRIDALRGAALLMMFIDHIPQNLLNRFTMRNVGFADAAEVFVLLAGYASWLAYGRGFTKYGVLPTLQRLFKRCVQLYIGQTIMVMAYVFTVRGWRHFTPVSVDYLEPELAHGLGWIWRVMMFDALPSNLNIMPLYLVLLTGFPIFYLLMRVHRSLALLLSGALWMLVNMDPGLNFPNWLDPDGWYFNPLAWQFLFALGLTASAETQQRGRDFPRVPALVALCSVYLLFSAIQAFPWTLWGLPDMRPFGAALAPAKSWLSPLRLFDVMAIFYLVQSSDGVRQWAAESWVGQELARVGRHSLEVFVVGTILDLYARLIFSTFGEGWALQVAVNVVGLTILIALASWLDRRRVRARAGKVAPVAVAPAASRSAEG from the coding sequence ATGGACAAGGCAGAGGCCACTCAGGGCGCCGGGCAGGTCGCGCAAGCGGCCCCCGCACGCAGCCGCCGTGACCACAGGATTGACGCCCTGCGTGGCGCCGCCCTGCTGATGATGTTTATTGACCATATTCCGCAGAACCTGCTCAACCGCTTTACCATGCGCAACGTTGGCTTTGCCGATGCGGCGGAGGTGTTTGTGCTGCTGGCGGGCTATGCCTCATGGCTGGCCTATGGGCGCGGCTTTACCAAATACGGCGTACTGCCCACCCTGCAACGCCTGTTCAAACGCTGCGTGCAGCTCTACATCGGCCAGACCATTATGGTCATGGCATACGTGTTTACGGTACGGGGCTGGCGACACTTTACCCCTGTTTCGGTCGACTATCTGGAGCCGGAGCTGGCCCACGGTCTGGGCTGGATCTGGCGGGTGATGATGTTTGATGCCTTGCCCTCCAACCTCAACATCATGCCGCTTTATCTTGTTCTGCTGACCGGGTTCCCCATTTTTTACCTGCTTATGCGGGTCCACCGCTCGCTTGCCCTGCTGCTGTCCGGCGCATTGTGGATGCTGGTGAACATGGACCCGGGGCTGAATTTCCCCAACTGGCTGGACCCTGATGGCTGGTACTTCAACCCGCTGGCATGGCAGTTCCTGTTCGCACTTGGGCTGACCGCCTCGGCGGAAACCCAGCAGCGTGGGCGGGACTTCCCCCGCGTGCCTGCTCTTGTGGCGCTGTGCAGTGTTTACCTGCTGTTTTCCGCCATTCAGGCTTTTCCATGGACCTTGTGGGGCCTGCCCGACATGCGCCCGTTTGGGGCTGCGCTGGCCCCTGCCAAAAGTTGGCTCTCGCCTTTGCGGCTGTTTGATGTGATGGCCATTTTCTACCTCGTCCAGTCGTCCGATGGTGTGCGCCAGTGGGCGGCCGAATCGTGGGTGGGGCAGGAGCTGGCCCGTGTGGGCCGCCATTCGCTGGAGGTGTTTGTGGTGGGCACCATACTGGACCTGTATGCACGCCTCATCTTCAGCACTTTTGGCGAGGGTTGGGCCTTGCAGGTTGCGGTAAACGTTGTGGGGCTGACCATTCTGATCGCCCTTGCCTCATGGCTGGACCGCCGGCGCGTGCGGGCGCGTGCGGGCAAGGTGGCCCCGGTGGCTGTGGCTCCGGCGGCATCCCGCAGCGCGGAGGGGTGA
- a CDS encoding DegQ family serine endoprotease: MRVSVRLFCSVSLSSLLVAGLGLSAPLHAAEAPPPAVAAAGGRAPDSFADLAAKLLPAVVNVSTTQTVREAEAEDDDEDDQLPQMPNFPQGSPFEKFFHDFMNRQTDPNAPPRRMQALGSGFIIDPTGYIVTNNHVIRKADRITVTLQDNTVLTAHAVGHDDRTDLALLKVDSKKPLPFVSFGDSEHRRVGDWVLAIGNPFGLSGTVTAGIISSRGRNIDQGPYDDFIQTDAPINKGNSGGPLFDMDGNVIGVNTAIYSPSGGSVGIGFSIPSNEARSVVEQLRKTGKVSRGWLGVRIQNVTQDIADGLGLTPASGALVAGVEKNGPADKAGLKTGDVIQSLNGQVIEGKALPRLSAQLPVGTQAKLGLWRHGKVMEVPVTIGALPEAPDEAPAKAAPAPKSSASVSFADFGFTVGPLDAAGRQKYNLPTSLKGVLVTTVKPDGTAADRGLKEGDVITEVQQAEVGTPAALKQRIEAARKAKKRSVLLLVHDADGLRWIPFPLSAEDAP, translated from the coding sequence ATGCGCGTGTCCGTCCGTCTGTTCTGCTCTGTTTCTCTTTCCAGCCTGCTGGTAGCGGGTTTGGGGCTATCTGCCCCGCTGCACGCGGCGGAAGCGCCACCACCCGCCGTGGCGGCCGCTGGTGGGCGCGCGCCGGATAGCTTTGCAGACCTTGCCGCCAAACTGCTGCCTGCCGTGGTCAACGTCTCCACCACCCAGACCGTGCGTGAGGCCGAGGCGGAGGATGATGACGAGGACGATCAGCTCCCGCAGATGCCCAACTTCCCGCAGGGCTCCCCGTTCGAGAAGTTTTTTCATGACTTCATGAACCGCCAGACAGACCCCAACGCCCCACCTCGGCGGATGCAGGCGCTGGGTTCGGGCTTTATTATCGACCCCACGGGCTACATCGTGACCAACAACCACGTGATCCGCAAAGCCGACCGCATTACGGTCACCTTGCAGGACAACACGGTGCTGACCGCCCACGCCGTAGGGCATGATGACCGCACCGATCTGGCACTGCTCAAGGTGGACAGCAAAAAGCCGCTCCCCTTTGTGAGCTTTGGGGATAGCGAACACCGCCGGGTGGGGGACTGGGTGCTGGCCATTGGCAACCCGTTCGGCCTGTCCGGCACTGTTACGGCGGGCATTATTTCCTCCCGCGGGCGCAATATTGACCAAGGCCCGTATGATGACTTCATCCAGACCGATGCGCCCATCAACAAGGGCAATTCCGGCGGTCCGCTGTTTGATATGGATGGCAATGTCATTGGCGTAAACACGGCCATTTATTCCCCCTCCGGCGGGTCGGTGGGGATTGGCTTTTCCATTCCCTCCAACGAGGCGCGGAGCGTGGTGGAGCAGCTACGCAAGACGGGCAAGGTCTCCCGCGGGTGGCTGGGTGTGCGTATTCAGAACGTAACGCAGGATATTGCCGACGGGCTGGGCCTGACGCCTGCCAGTGGCGCACTGGTCGCCGGGGTGGAAAAGAACGGCCCCGCGGATAAGGCCGGGCTGAAAACGGGGGATGTGATCCAGAGCCTGAACGGTCAGGTGATCGAGGGCAAAGCTCTGCCGCGCCTGTCCGCCCAGTTGCCAGTTGGTACGCAGGCCAAGCTGGGCCTGTGGCGGCATGGCAAGGTTATGGAGGTGCCCGTTACTATTGGCGCTCTGCCCGAAGCGCCGGATGAGGCCCCCGCCAAAGCGGCCCCGGCTCCCAAATCATCCGCTTCCGTCAGCTTTGCGGACTTTGGCTTTACCGTTGGCCCGCTGGATGCGGCCGGGCGGCAGAAATACAACCTGCCCACCAGCCTGAAAGGCGTGTTGGTCACAACGGTCAAACCCGATGGTACCGCTGCGGACCGTGGCCTGAAGGAAGGGGATGTGATTACCGAGGTCCAGCAGGCCGAGGTCGGCACGCCAGCAGCGCTCAAGCAGCGGATCGAAGCCGCGCGTAAAGCCAAAAAACGCTCGGTTCTGCTTTTGGTGCATGATGCCGATGGCCTGCGCTGGATTCCCTTCCCCCTGAGCGCGGAGGACGCGCCCTGA